The Bacteroidales bacterium genomic interval ACAGGCGTTGTGACGATTTAAAGAGTTCTTTTTGACGCTCTATTGTGAAAACTTTTGCCCCCATTTGCGCCAATATAGCAGCTTGATACCCTGATCCTGTGCCAATTTCCAACACTTTTTCCCTTGGTTTGACTTCGAGTAGCTGTGTTTGAAATGCAACCGTATATGGCTGACTGATAGTTTGCCCTGCAGCAATTGGGTACGCCTTGTCAATATATGCATAATCGAGCAAACCTATATCAAAAAACTGGTGGCGAGGGACTGTCATCATTGCGTCTAAGACTCGCTTATCGGTAATGCCTTTATTACTAAGTGATTGAATTAATTGACTTCTAAGTCCTTTATATTTAAAATCATCGGGAATCATAGTAGATTTATTTTAACTGCGAATTTAAACAAAAGTTTGTAATGTAGAGGCTTTCTCAAAAGTCTCATTTTACAAAAAAGCGGTAAGGTGGCTCAGAAGTGTCCAAATGCAAGGCACTGAGATTGAGGGCGAAGGAGCGTACATGAAGTACGTGACTGAGTCCGAATATCGAAGTAACGCAGCAGTTGGGCACTTATGAGACACCGCCTACTATTAAACTTGTGAGTGTTGTACAAGATCACGAAGCGACTTGAGCATATTGCCCACATGCAATATCATCACCTTTGTTTCTTGTAATATTGTGAGATACAAAACGCTGTTTCGTGTATTAACATCACCCGTTTTTATTCGCTTGATTTGCGCCAGTCGAGCCTTTTCAATCATTTTTTGTATATCGCTAATCTTTTTAACAACCTCTTTTGTTTTGTAATGTTCGTTTTCCATTATTAAATGTAGGGCAAGATTGAAAAAATCTGACATTTTTTCCGATATCTCTCCCAATTCGTGCTGTTGTTGGGCGGCAATAGGTTTGTGATTGTTATTCACAT includes:
- a CDS encoding protein-L-isoaspartate(D-aspartate) O-methyltransferase; this encodes MIPDDFKYKGLRSQLIQSLSNKGITDKRVLDAMMTVPRHQFFDIGLLDYAYIDKAYPIAAGQTISQPYTVAFQTQLLEVKPREKVLEIGTGSGYQAAILAQMGAKVFTIERQKELFKSSQRLFLQLGFNIRGFFGDGYAGKPTYGPFDKILVTCGAPFVPEALKEQLAIGGYIVIPVDKGSAQTMQRVTKLSETEFKTEDFGLFSFVPMVSGTE